One stretch of Archocentrus centrarchus isolate MPI-CPG fArcCen1 chromosome 5, fArcCen1, whole genome shotgun sequence DNA includes these proteins:
- the tmcc2 gene encoding transmembrane and coiled-coil domains protein 2 produces MLDKSEVATLGLPSATSHGGSDTNISTDGAGASSSSGGMAGGAEGAGAGEPQRTRAALEHLQQKILKVTEQIRVEQEARDDNVAEYLKLAHNADKQQASRIKQVFEKKNQKSAQTIAHLHKKLEHYHKKLKEIEQNGPARQPKDVLRDMQQGLKDVGANVRAGISGFGGGVVEGVKGGVSALTHTAVVSKPREFASLIRNKFGSADNIAHLKDTLEDGVGGHSEDTPTPRALSGSATLVSSPKYGSDDECSSATSGSGAGSNSGGAGGGGVMLPTMGSPRLDGHHHHHHHMHSSWDSLLEGLQEIKASQTHMEDAIEDMKGQLQSDYSYMTQCLQEERYRYERLEEQLNDLTELHQNEMTNLKQELASMEEKVAYQSYERARDIQEAVESCLTRITKLELQQQQQQVVQLEGVENANARALLGKLINVILALMAVLLVFVSTLANFITPLMKTRARVAATVLLTLLLFVLWKQWDFVELWLLPS; encoded by the exons ATG CTGGACAAGAGTGAGGTGGCAACTCTAGGCCTACCCTCCGCGACCAGCCATGGAGGCTCTGACACCAACATCAGCACGGACGGAGCGGGGGCGTCGTCGTCGTCTGGGGGCATGGCGGGGGGAGCGGAGGGGGCAGGGGCCGGTGAGCCGCAGCGGACACGTGCTGCTCTGGAGCACTTGCAGCAGAAGATCTTGAAGGTCACGGAGCAGATTCGCGTGGAGCAGGAGGCGCGTGACGACAACGTGGCGGAGTACCTGAAGCTGGCTCACAACGCAGACAAACAGCAGGCGTCCAGAATCAAGCAGGTGTTTGAGAAGAAGAACCAGAAATCAGCACAGACTATTGCGCACTTGCACAAGAAACTAGAGCACTATCACAAGAAGCTAAAGGAGATAGAGCAG AATGGGCCGGCCCGGCAGCCAAAGGATGTCCTGCGGGACATGCAGCAGGGATTGAAGGACGTGGGGGCCAACGTTCGTGCTGGGATAAGTGGTTTCGGAGGTGGGGTagttgaaggagtcaaaggtggGGTATCTGCCCTCACTCACACAGCCGTGGTCTCTAAGCCAAGAGAGTTTGCCAGTCTCATAAGAAACAAGTTTGGCAGTGCTGATAACATTGCCCACCTAAAAGACACACTGGAGGATGGAGTTGGGGGGCACTCTGAAGACACCCCCACGCCCCGCGCCCTGAGTGGAAGCGCCACTCTGGTCTCGAGCCCAAAGTACGGCAGCGACGACGAGTGTTCCAGCGCCACCTCCGGCTCCGGAGCAGGCAGCAATTCTGGTGGGGCCGGAGGAGGAGGCGTGATGTTGCCAACCATGGGGAGTCCCAGATTGGACgggcaccaccaccaccaccatcacatgcACAGTTCTTGGGACTCTTTACTTGAGGGTCTGCAGGAGATCAAAGCCAGCCAGACACACATGGAGGATGCCATCGAGGACATGAAGGGCCAGCTGCAGAGCGACTACTCTTACATGACTCAGTGCCTCCAAGAAGAGAGATACAG GTATGAGCGACTTGAAGAGCAGCTGAATGACTTGACAGAGCTGCACCAGAATGAGATGACCAACCTTAAACAGGAGCTCGCCAGCATGGAGGAGAAGGTCGCCTACCAGTCCTATGAGAGAGCGAGGgacattcag GAGGCAGTGGAGTCATGCCTGACCCGCATCACCAAGCTGgaactgcagcagcaacagcagcaggttGTTCAGCTAGAAGGAGTGGAGAACGCCAATGCTCGAGCTCTGCTGGGAAAACTCATCAACGTCATCTTGGCACTCATGGCCGTGCTGCTGGTCTTCGTCTCCACTTTGGCCAACTTCATCACCCCGCTGATGAAGACCCGGGCCCGCGTAGCTGCCACTGTCCTGCTGACCTTGCTGCTGTTCGTGCTCTGGAAGCAGTGGGATTTTGTGGAGCTGTGGCTGCTGCCCAGCTAA
- the usp49 gene encoding ubiquitin carboxyl-terminal hydrolase 49 → MDRCKHVGRLRLGQDHSILNPQKWHCVDCSTTDSVWACLKCSHVSCGRFMEEHSLKHFQESHHPLAMEVRELDVFCFACGDYVLNDNAEGDLKLLRGALSTVRSPGRRSLRSSTGGDCTPWVGEGGPQPPMQLALRHRRKALLGKMLRMWISKRQELQNERKEKLEEARRQKKEVKKRLMEELGNVPPRKSARLLTQAPRSTITLIPRKFRDPPERLPPPPPPKKPSLLTLSRKTSQNGRAAKLRRYYSTHAVTRRRLAPGVTGLRNLGNTCYMNSILQVLSHLQKFRECFLTLDLCETEELLAKTNHSQGMKGVTGGVVSSSNAALAENPIGRMGKAGCWNLPVGKKESVSPSPRCSTRQQMSLCHELHTLFRVMWSGRWSLVSPFAMLHSVWNLIPAFRGYDQQDAQEFLCELLDKVQQELDTEGSKRRIVIPITKRKLSKQVLKVLNTIFHGQLLSQVTCLSCKHKSNTVEPFWDLSLEFPERYHSIDKGSGSTAYQRSCTLTEMLSKFTEMEALEGSIYACNHCNKRRRKSSHKPLVLSEACKQLLIYRLPQVLRLHLKRFRWSGRNHREKIGVHVAFDQVLNIKPYCCTGSGHSVHRGGYTYDLSAVVMHHGKGFGSGHYTAYCYNTEGGFWVHCNDSEMKVCSVEEVCNTQAYILFYTQRSA, encoded by the exons ATGGATCGTTGTAAGCATGTGGGACGCCTTCGTCTAGGCCAAGACCATTCGATCCTTAATCCGCAAAAATGGCACTGTGTCGACTGCAGCACCACCGATTCGGTGTGGGCCTGCCTCAAGTGCTCCCACGTGTCCTGTGGACGTTTCATGGAGGAGCACTCACTCAAACACTTTCAGGAGTCGCACCATCCGCTGGCTATGGAGGTTCGAGAGCTGGATGTTTTCTGCTTTGCCTGTGGAGACTATGTACTCAACGATAACGCAGAAGGTGACCTCAAACTCCTCAGAGGGGCGCTCTCTACTGTTCGTAGCCCAGGTAGGCGCTCGCTGCGCTCTTCAACAGGGGGGGACTGTACTCCCTGGGTTGGGGAAGGTGGGCCTCAACCCCCCATGCAGCTGGCCTTGCGACACAGGAGGAAAGCCCTCTTGGGGAAGATGCTCCGGATGTGGATCAGCAAACGTCAGGAGCTCCAGAATGAGCGTAAAGAGAAACTTGAGGAAGCTCGAAGACAAAAGAAAGAGGTGAAAAAGAGACTCATGGAAGAACTTGGCAATGTTCCTCCCAGAAAGAGTGCTAGGCTTCTTACTCAGGCGCCACGTTCAACCATCACACTCATTCCTCGCAAATTTCGCGACCCTCCAGAACGcctacctcctcctcctccccccaaGAAGCCTTCACTCTTAACCCTATCCCGCAAGACTTCTCAGAATGGCAGAGCTGCCAAACTGAGACGATACTACTCCACACATGCAGTCACACGACGGAGACTAGCTCCAGGTGTCACTGGTCTGCGTAACTTGGGGAACACATGCTACATGAACTCAATATTGCAAGTGCTGAGCCACCTGCAGAAATTCAGGGAGTGTTTTCTCACTTTGGACCTGTGTGAGACCGAGGAGCTACTGGCCAAGACTAATCACTCCCAGGGGATGAAGGGGGTGACAGGAGGTGTAGTCAGCAGTAGTAATGCAGCACTGGCAGAAAACCCTATTGGACGCATGGGGAAGGCGGGTTGTTGGAATTTGCCCGTGGGCAAAAAGGAAAGCGTCTCGCCTTCTCCTCGCTGCTCCACCCGCCAGCAGATGTCTCTGTGCCATGAGTTACATACACTTTTCAGGGTCATGTGGTCAGGCCGGTGGTCTTTGGTATCTCCCTTTGCCATGCTGCACTCTGTGTGGAACCTCATCCCAGCTTTCCGTGGGTATGACCAGCAGGATGCCCAGGAGTTCTTGTGCGAGCTGCTGGACAAGGTGCAGCAGGAGCTGGACACAGAGGGGTCCAAACGGCGCATAGTTATCCCCATCACAAAGAGGAAACTATCAAAGCAAGTGCTAAAGGTTCTTAACACCATCTTTCACGGGCAGCTACTCAGCCAG gTGACGTGTCTATCCTGTAAGCACAAGTCTAACACAGTAGAGCCATTCTGGGATTTGTCTTTGGAGTTTCCAGAGCGATACCACAGCATAGACAAAGGCTCGGGCTCCACGGCTTACCAGCGTAGCTGCACCCTCACTGAGATGCTGTCCAAGTTTACAGAGATGGAGGCTCTTGAAGGCAGCATCTACGCCTGCAACCACTGCAACA AAAGAAGACGGAAATCATCCCACAAACCCTTAGTTCTGTCAGAAGCATGTAAGCAGCTTCTGATCTACCGTTTACCTCAGGTTCTCCGGCTGCACCTCAAACGCTTCAG ATGGTCGGGGCGGAACCACAGGGAGAAAATCGGCGTCCATGTGGCCTTTGACCAGGTTCTGAACATCAAACCATACTGCTGCACAGGCTCAGGTCACTCTGTCCACAGAGGAGGCTACACCTACGATCTGTCCGCTGTAGTCATGCATCACGGTAAAGGCTTCGGCTCAGGGCACTACACCGCATACTGCTACAATACAGAAGGAG GTTTCTGGGTCCACTGTAATGACTCTGAGATGAAGGTTTGCAGTGTGGAGGAAGTGTGCAACACTCAGGCCTATATTCTCTTTTATACCCAGAGGTCCGCCTAG
- the med20 gene encoding mediator of RNA polymerase II transcription subunit 20 encodes MGVTCVCQVPVAEGKSVQQTVDMLHKKLEQLGAVKQGSFCVDCETYHATANSSGQPSKLLYVMHNSEIPLSCLALFEGGPCLIADANFDVLMVKLKSHFQNAKGHKVESRGSRYRYCDFLIKVGTVTMSSSARGISVEVEYCPCVVPGDCWNLMKEFMQSFLGPSVPELPSVFAAKPEGLFAPADCVDTMTQYLELFNKLRKLQIPGSNVR; translated from the exons aTGGGTGTTACTTG TGTGTGCCAGGTACCCGTGGCGGAGGGGAAGAGTGTGCAGCAGACTGTGGACATGCTGCACAAAAAGCTGGAGCAGCTGGGTGCCGTGAAGCAGGGCAGTTTCTGCGTGGACTGTGAGACGTATCATGCCACTGCCAATTCCAGCG GTCAGCCCTCCAAGCTCTTATATGTGATGCACAACTCTGAAATCCCCCTGAGCTGCCTGGCTCTGTTTGAAGGTGGACCCTGCCTAATAGCAGATGCAAATTTTGACGTCCTCATGGTGAAGCTGAAAAGTCACTTCCAGAATGCCAAGGGACACAAGGTGGAGTCTCGCGGTTCGAGATATCGATACTGCGACTTCTTGATAAAAGTTGGTACGGTGACAATGAGCTCTAGTGCCAGAGGGATATCAGTAGAG GTGGAGTACTGCCCTTGTGTTGTTCCTGGGGACTGCTGGAATCTCATGAAGGAGTTTATGCAGTCCTTTCTCGGTCCCAGTGTCCCTGAACTGCCATCTGTGTTTGCCGCCAAGCCCGAGGGACTTTTTGCGCCAGCAGACTGTGTTGACACCATGACTCAGTACCTGGAGTTGTTCAACAAACTGCGCAAACTGCAAATTCCTGGAAGTAATGTGCGCTGA